From Nitrospirota bacterium, the proteins below share one genomic window:
- a CDS encoding 2-isopropylmalate synthase has product MTRMIRIFDTTLRDGEQSPGASMNVEEKVMIAKQLARLGVDIIEAGFAYSSPGDFEAVRRIAQEVEGPIICSLARARPEDIDRAWEALKGAPKVRIHTFLSTSDIHLKYQFRMTREEAKKRAVEMVRRARGYVDDVEFSPMDASRSDPSYLYEVLEAVIEAGAGTINIPDTVGYAVPQEFGKLIRGIRAKVPNSSKAVISVHCHNDLGLAVANSLAAVLEGAGQVECTINGIGERAGNTALEEIVMGLRTRKDFYGADTGINTEEISKTSRLVSKITGMVVQPNKAIVGANAFAHTSGIHQDGLLKEKTTYEIMRPESIGLVDSKLVMGKLSGRHAFRQRLEELGYTLTEEEINRAFDRFKRLADQKKEIYEEDLEVIVSEEIAKIWERVALKWLHVESGTDKIPTATVELEIDGRLVKQTGTGDGPVDAVYRTIAAMTQTKSRLLMYAVKAITGGTDAQGEVSVRLEEGGRTVSGHGADTDIIVASARAYLNALNKLAFWASKQADGAQKVSLI; this is encoded by the coding sequence ATGACACGGATGATTCGGATTTTCGACACGACGTTGCGGGACGGCGAACAGTCGCCGGGAGCCAGCATGAACGTGGAAGAAAAAGTGATGATCGCCAAGCAACTGGCCCGGTTGGGGGTGGACATCATCGAAGCCGGCTTCGCGTACAGTTCTCCCGGCGATTTCGAAGCGGTGCGGCGGATCGCCCAGGAAGTCGAAGGGCCCATCATCTGCAGTCTCGCGCGGGCGAGGCCCGAGGACATCGACCGCGCGTGGGAGGCCCTGAAAGGCGCGCCCAAGGTCCGCATCCATACGTTTCTCTCGACCTCGGACATCCATTTGAAATACCAGTTCAGGATGACGCGGGAGGAAGCGAAAAAACGGGCCGTCGAAATGGTCCGGCGCGCGCGGGGCTACGTGGACGACGTGGAGTTCTCGCCGATGGACGCCAGCCGGTCCGATCCGTCCTATTTGTACGAAGTCTTGGAAGCGGTGATCGAGGCGGGGGCCGGCACGATCAACATTCCCGACACGGTGGGCTACGCGGTCCCGCAGGAGTTCGGCAAGCTCATTCGCGGGATCAGGGCAAAGGTGCCGAACAGCTCGAAGGCGGTGATCTCCGTCCACTGCCACAACGATCTGGGGTTGGCGGTGGCCAACAGTTTGGCCGCCGTGCTGGAGGGCGCCGGACAAGTCGAGTGCACCATCAACGGCATCGGCGAGCGGGCCGGCAACACCGCGCTGGAAGAGATCGTCATGGGCTTGCGGACGCGCAAGGACTTCTACGGCGCCGACACCGGGATCAACACAGAGGAGATCTCCAAGACAAGCCGCCTGGTCAGCAAAATCACCGGTATGGTGGTCCAGCCGAACAAAGCGATCGTTGGGGCCAATGCCTTCGCGCACACGTCCGGCATTCATCAGGACGGGTTGCTGAAGGAGAAGACCACCTACGAGATCATGCGGCCGGAATCCATCGGTCTGGTGGACAGCAAACTGGTCATGGGCAAGTTGTCGGGCCGGCATGCCTTCCGGCAACGGCTGGAGGAACTCGGGTACACGTTGACGGAGGAGGAGATCAACCGCGCCTTCGATCGGTTCAAGCGTCTGGCCGATCAGAAGAAAGAGATTTACGAGGAAGACCTCGAAGTGATCGTCTCCGAGGAGATCGCGAAGATCTGGGAGCGGGTGGCGCTCAAATGGCTGCACGTCGAGAGCGGCACCGACAAGATTCCGACCGCCACGGTCGAGTTGGAAATCGACGGCCGCCTGGTCAAACAAACGGGCACCGGGGACGGGCCGGTCGATGCCGTCTATCGGACCATCGCGGCGATGACGCAGACCAAGAGCCGACTGCTGATGTATGCGGTCAAGGCCATCACCGGCGGGACGGACGCGCAGGGCGAAGTCTCGGTGCGGCTCGAAGAAGGAGGGCGCACCGTGTCGGGGCATGGGGCCGACACGGATATCATCGTGGCGTCCGCACGGGCGTACCTGAATGCCTTGAACAAGCTCGCGTTCTGGGCGTCCAAACAGGCCGATGGCGCGCAGAAGGTGAGCTTGATTTGA
- the pssA gene encoding CDP-diacylglycerol--serine O-phosphatidyltransferase translates to MKGTGFRGALAKYGKRRRAVNLIPNLFTTGNLCCGVFAILAVFNANYIAAAVAILVAMVFDVLDGKSARLTNSTSQFGLEYDSLADVVSFGVAPGLLIYSWALSGQGMFGAAVMFAYVALGAVRLARFNSTVANTDSKYFTGLAIPAAAGVVASLVIFDHHIVRMGAEVKPLLILIITLTLAFLMVSTIKYRSFKDLKFRGGRHFNYLVWVILGLMLVMAWPQVMLFVIFAAYAVSGPVERGFGWLAKAFGKRGGQAKADLALLDRKE, encoded by the coding sequence ATGAAAGGAACCGGATTCCGCGGGGCGCTCGCGAAGTATGGCAAGCGGCGGCGCGCCGTCAATTTGATCCCGAACCTGTTCACGACCGGGAACCTCTGTTGCGGCGTGTTTGCCATTCTCGCGGTCTTTAACGCCAACTATATCGCGGCAGCGGTCGCGATCCTGGTGGCGATGGTGTTCGATGTCTTGGACGGCAAGTCGGCGCGGTTGACGAACAGCACGAGCCAGTTCGGCCTGGAGTACGATTCGCTCGCCGACGTGGTGTCGTTCGGGGTGGCGCCGGGTCTGTTGATCTATTCGTGGGCGCTCAGCGGGCAGGGCATGTTCGGGGCGGCGGTGATGTTCGCCTATGTGGCCCTCGGGGCCGTTCGCCTGGCTCGGTTCAACTCGACCGTCGCCAACACCGACAGCAAATACTTTACGGGTCTGGCCATTCCGGCCGCAGCCGGGGTGGTCGCCTCACTGGTCATCTTCGACCATCACATCGTCCGGATGGGCGCCGAGGTCAAGCCATTGCTGATCCTGATCATCACGCTGACGCTGGCGTTTCTCATGGTCAGCACGATCAAGTATCGCAGCTTCAAGGATCTGAAGTTCAGAGGCGGCCGCCACTTCAATTACCTGGTCTGGGTGATCCTCGGGCTCATGCTGGTGATGGCTTGGCCTCAGGTCATGTTATTTGTTATCTTTGCCGCGTACGCGGTGTCGGGGCCGGTCGAGCGCGGCTTCGGATGGCTGGCGAAGGCGTTCGGAAAGCGCGGCGGCCAGGCCAAGGCCGATTTGGCGCTGTTGGACAGAAAAGAATAA
- a CDS encoding phosphatidylserine decarboxylase family protein has translation MADRAAGMPIVQDGIPFVGTAGGLTLACGWLGWPVGAAVFSALTLFTAWFFRNPRRTIPQEPGLIVAPGDGKIIAIDEEYEPRFLKERSIRLSIFLNIFDVHVNRIPCEGTVEDVVYQPGRFVAANRPDAGLRNEQNALMLRTAGGAKVLCVQVAGLIARRIVCWVSPGEVVRRGERFGLIRFGSRMDTFLPVGTALRVAVGDRVKGGETVLGELR, from the coding sequence ATGGCTGATCGCGCCGCCGGCATGCCGATAGTCCAAGACGGAATTCCCTTTGTGGGAACGGCGGGCGGTCTTACACTCGCCTGTGGGTGGCTGGGTTGGCCGGTCGGCGCGGCGGTGTTCAGCGCGCTCACGCTCTTTACCGCGTGGTTCTTCCGGAACCCCCGGCGCACGATCCCGCAAGAACCGGGGCTGATCGTCGCTCCGGGAGACGGCAAGATCATCGCCATCGACGAAGAGTACGAGCCGCGATTCCTCAAGGAACGGAGCATCCGGCTGAGCATTTTTCTCAATATCTTCGATGTCCACGTCAACCGGATTCCCTGCGAGGGAACGGTCGAAGACGTGGTCTATCAGCCGGGCCGCTTCGTGGCCGCCAACCGGCCGGACGCCGGGTTGAGGAACGAACAGAACGCGCTCATGCTCAGGACCGCCGGCGGCGCGAAGGTGCTCTGCGTGCAAGTGGCGGGCTTGATCGCGCGCCGCATCGTGTGCTGGGTGTCTCCGGGCGAGGTGGTCCGGCGCGGGGAACGGTTCGGATTGATCCGGTTCGGCTCGCGGATGGACACGTTTCTGCCGGTGGGCACCGCGCTGCGCGTGGCTGTGGGCGACCGGGTCAAAGGCGGCGAGACCGTCTTGGGAGAACTCCGATGA
- the ilvC gene encoding ketol-acid reductoisomerase has product MKIYYDKDADLQQIRSKRVAVVGYGSQGHAHALNLKESGVQVVVGLREGNSWKKAEASGLKVMPVADSVKTADVVMILAPDEAQPAIYQQEIAPNLKAGAYLAFGHGFNIHFGQIVPPADTNVFMVAPKGPGHLVRSEYTKGSGVPMLLAIHQDPGGNTRQVGLAYASAIGGGRAGVIETTFREETETDLFGEQVVLCGGLTSLIQAGFETLVEAGYSPEMAYFECLHEVKLIVDLIYEGGIANMRYSISTTAKYGDVTRGPRIVTDETKKEMRRILSEIQSGLFAKEWVLENQANRPVYNALLAKGEAHPIEEVGARLRAMMPWLKKDKLVDKSKN; this is encoded by the coding sequence ATGAAGATCTATTACGACAAGGATGCCGATCTGCAGCAGATTCGCAGCAAGAGAGTCGCCGTGGTCGGGTATGGCAGCCAGGGTCATGCGCACGCCCTCAACCTGAAGGAGAGCGGCGTCCAGGTTGTCGTCGGATTGCGGGAAGGGAACTCCTGGAAGAAGGCGGAGGCGAGCGGGCTCAAGGTGATGCCCGTCGCCGACTCCGTCAAGACGGCCGATGTCGTGATGATCCTGGCGCCGGACGAGGCCCAGCCGGCCATCTACCAGCAGGAGATCGCGCCCAACCTGAAAGCGGGGGCATACTTGGCGTTCGGTCATGGGTTCAACATCCACTTCGGCCAGATCGTGCCGCCTGCGGACACCAATGTCTTCATGGTCGCGCCCAAGGGGCCGGGGCATCTGGTGCGGTCGGAGTACACCAAAGGGAGCGGCGTGCCGATGTTGCTCGCGATTCACCAGGACCCCGGCGGCAATACGAGGCAAGTGGGGCTGGCTTATGCGAGCGCGATCGGCGGCGGGCGGGCCGGCGTGATCGAGACCACCTTTCGGGAAGAAACGGAGACCGATCTCTTCGGGGAACAGGTCGTCCTGTGCGGCGGGCTCACCTCGCTGATTCAGGCCGGATTTGAAACGCTGGTGGAAGCCGGTTACTCGCCGGAGATGGCCTATTTCGAATGTCTGCACGAGGTCAAATTGATCGTGGATCTCATTTACGAGGGCGGCATCGCCAACATGCGCTACTCGATCAGCACCACCGCGAAGTACGGCGACGTTACGCGAGGGCCGCGCATCGTCACAGACGAGACCAAGAAAGAGATGCGGAGGATTCTGTCGGAGATTCAGAGCGGCCTGTTCGCAAAAGAGTGGGTGTTGGAGAACCAGGCCAACCGTCCCGTCTACAACGCGTTGCTGGCCAAGGGTGAAGCGCATCCGATCGAAGAGGTCGGCGCCCGGCTGCGCGCGATGATGCCCTGGCTGAAAAAGGACAAGCTGGTCGACAAATCGAAGAATTGA
- the ilvN gene encoding acetolactate synthase small subunit, translating to MEHIISVTVENKFGVLSRVAGLFSGRGFNIESLSVAPTLDPSMSMMTIVTSGDDRIIEQIVKQLNKLIDVIKVVDLNESEFVSRETALIKVHTRAEDRAEALRIADIFRANVIDSTPTTYTIEVTGDPKKIEAIINLLQPLGIKELIRTGRVAIAREPIRPAAAQPKRVAKE from the coding sequence ATGGAACACATCATCTCCGTTACGGTGGAAAACAAGTTCGGCGTGCTCTCTCGCGTGGCCGGGCTGTTCAGCGGACGAGGCTTCAACATCGAGAGCCTGTCGGTGGCGCCGACTCTCGACCCGTCGATGTCGATGATGACGATCGTCACCTCGGGCGACGACCGGATCATCGAGCAGATCGTCAAGCAGCTCAACAAGCTCATCGACGTCATCAAGGTGGTGGACCTCAACGAGAGCGAGTTCGTGTCGCGTGAAACGGCGCTCATCAAGGTCCATACCAGGGCCGAGGACCGTGCCGAGGCCCTGCGGATCGCCGACATCTTCCGCGCCAACGTCATCGATTCCACGCCGACGACCTACACGATCGAAGTGACGGGCGATCCCAAGAAGATCGAAGCGATCATCAACCTGCTCCAGCCGCTCGGCATCAAGGAACTGATCAGGACCGGGCGAGTCGCCATCGCCCGAGAACCCATCAGGCCGGCCGCCGCTCAGCCGAAACGGGTTGCAAAGGAATGA
- the ilvB gene encoding biosynthetic-type acetolactate synthase large subunit, which yields MKLTGAEIFVECLRREGVKTIFALPGGVVLKIFDILHQQKDVQVILTRHEQGAGHMAEGYAKATGKAGVALVTSGPGMTNVITALADAYMDSVPLVCFSGQVPTSLIGNDAFQEADNVGLSRPCTKYNFLVKDVNDLAVTIKEAFYLATTGRPGPVLVDIPKDVSMNKADFHYPNSVSIRGYNPTYDGNKWQIKQAAEAIMKAKKPVLYVGGGVIFSGASKELLELAELTQIPVDMTLMALGAFPGEHPLCLGMMGMHGTYWANMAVHYSDLVIAVGARFDDRVTGKVSEFCPYAKIIHIDIDPTSIRKNIHVDIPIVGDCQRVLRELIQILRATVNGDQKELRKPWWDQIHEWQKAHPLTYEQDPQGPIKPQHVIKRLYELTKDRDPIVSTDVGQHQMWTAQYFKLAKPNRWLTSGGLGTMGFGFPAALGAQAAFPDRLVLCIAGDGSVQMNMQEMATAVVNKLPVKLVVINNRFHGMVRQWQDLFYEGRYASSYLDVVPDFVKLAEAYGAVGLRAEKVADLDGVLKEALAVNGPVVVDVPVDPYENCYPMIPAGGCNHEMILADPPELKKKQAAPSPVTPEDKDTVLTA from the coding sequence ATGAAGCTCACCGGTGCAGAGATCTTTGTCGAATGCCTCCGCCGCGAAGGGGTCAAGACCATCTTCGCGTTGCCGGGCGGGGTCGTCTTGAAGATCTTCGATATCCTGCATCAGCAAAAGGACGTTCAGGTCATCCTGACCAGGCATGAGCAGGGCGCCGGACACATGGCCGAAGGCTATGCCAAGGCCACCGGCAAGGCCGGAGTCGCGCTCGTCACGTCCGGGCCGGGCATGACCAACGTGATCACCGCCCTGGCCGACGCCTATATGGACTCCGTGCCGCTGGTCTGCTTCAGCGGACAGGTGCCGACCAGCCTGATCGGAAACGACGCGTTTCAGGAAGCGGACAACGTCGGGCTCAGCCGGCCCTGCACCAAGTACAACTTCCTGGTGAAGGATGTGAACGACCTGGCGGTCACGATCAAGGAAGCCTTCTATCTCGCCACCACCGGACGGCCGGGCCCGGTCTTGGTCGACATTCCGAAGGATGTGTCGATGAACAAGGCCGACTTCCATTACCCGAACTCGGTGTCGATCCGAGGTTACAACCCGACGTACGACGGGAACAAGTGGCAGATCAAGCAGGCGGCTGAAGCGATCATGAAGGCCAAGAAGCCGGTCCTGTACGTCGGCGGCGGGGTGATTTTCTCCGGCGCGTCGAAGGAATTGTTGGAGTTGGCCGAACTGACCCAGATCCCGGTCGATATGACCCTGATGGCTCTGGGCGCGTTTCCCGGCGAGCATCCCCTCTGTCTGGGCATGATGGGGATGCACGGCACCTATTGGGCCAACATGGCGGTTCATTATTCCGATCTGGTGATCGCGGTCGGCGCGCGCTTTGACGACCGGGTGACCGGAAAAGTCTCGGAGTTCTGTCCCTATGCCAAGATCATTCACATCGATATCGATCCCACCTCGATCCGGAAGAACATTCATGTCGACATCCCGATCGTGGGCGATTGCCAACGGGTGTTGCGGGAGCTGATTCAGATCCTGCGGGCGACGGTGAACGGGGATCAGAAAGAGCTTCGGAAACCGTGGTGGGATCAAATACACGAATGGCAGAAGGCCCACCCTCTGACCTACGAACAGGATCCGCAGGGGCCCATCAAGCCGCAGCATGTGATCAAACGGCTCTACGAGTTGACCAAGGATCGCGATCCGATCGTGTCGACTGATGTGGGCCAGCATCAGATGTGGACGGCGCAATATTTCAAACTGGCCAAGCCGAACCGGTGGCTGACCTCGGGGGGACTGGGCACGATGGGGTTCGGGTTCCCCGCCGCGTTGGGCGCCCAGGCGGCCTTTCCCGACCGGCTGGTTCTGTGCATCGCCGGCGACGGCAGCGTGCAGATGAATATGCAGGAGATGGCGACGGCCGTCGTCAACAAGCTGCCGGTGAAGCTGGTCGTCATTAACAACCGGTTCCACGGGATGGTGCGCCAGTGGCAGGACCTGTTCTATGAAGGGCGATACGCGTCGAGCTACCTGGACGTGGTGCCGGACTTCGTCAAGTTGGCGGAAGCCTATGGGGCGGTCGGCCTGCGGGCGGAGAAGGTCGCGGACTTGGACGGCGTGCTCAAGGAAGCCCTTGCCGTGAACGGGCCGGTGGTCGTCGATGTGCCGGTGGACCCGTACGAAAACTGCTATCCGATGATTCCGGCCGGCGGCTGCAACCATGAAATGATCCTGGCCGATCCGCCGGAGCTGAAGAAGAAGCAAGCGGCGCCGTCGCCGGTGACGCCGGAAGATAAAGATACGGTGCTGACTGCGTGA
- a CDS encoding acyloxyacyl hydrolase, whose product MTARVLVLVMILASGFVSSAVNSQAEEIKPHYPAGTQEIGLTAGYLLPHRLTKKHVTKQEGPALMPSWGMVLHEPVGDGWYRGQTTVGAEVVYIEFREPVLTHGVGFTPKIKYTFVALNRLRPYVEFAGGPFWTDLGGRIPEESSRFNFIVTAGLGVSWFLTNQAALNVGYRFHHISNAGTRMPNLGINSSLPFAGFSFFFF is encoded by the coding sequence ATGACGGCACGGGTTCTTGTTCTGGTCATGATTCTGGCGAGCGGTTTCGTGAGTTCAGCCGTCAACAGCCAGGCCGAGGAGATCAAGCCGCATTACCCCGCCGGCACGCAAGAGATCGGGTTGACCGCCGGCTATTTGCTTCCGCACCGACTGACGAAAAAGCATGTGACCAAACAGGAAGGCCCGGCGCTGATGCCGTCGTGGGGGATGGTGCTGCATGAGCCGGTCGGGGACGGCTGGTATCGGGGTCAGACCACGGTCGGCGCCGAGGTGGTCTACATCGAGTTTCGCGAACCGGTTCTCACGCACGGCGTCGGGTTCACGCCCAAGATCAAATACACGTTCGTCGCGCTCAATCGCCTGCGGCCTTATGTCGAATTCGCCGGCGGTCCGTTCTGGACCGACTTGGGCGGACGCATCCCCGAGGAGTCGTCCCGATTCAACTTCATCGTCACGGCAGGGCTCGGCGTCTCGTGGTTCCTGACGAATCAAGCTGCGCTCAATGTCGGGTATCGCTTCCATCACATTTCCAATGCCGGCACGCGCATGCCGAACCTCGGCATCAACTCCAGTTTGCCGTTCGCGGGCTTTTCGTTTTTTTTCTTTTAG